One Coffea arabica cultivar ET-39 chromosome 5c, Coffea Arabica ET-39 HiFi, whole genome shotgun sequence DNA window includes the following coding sequences:
- the LOC113690322 gene encoding phytochrome C-like has translation MSSRSTTNKTNCSRSSSARSRHGARVVAQTPIDAKLHVDFEESERQFDYSSSVNVSSSTSNVPSSTVSAYLQKMQRGSLIQPFGCMIAVDEEKFTVLAYTENAPEMLDLAPHAVPSIEQKEALTFGTDVRMLFRSSGAAALQKAANFGEISLLNPILVHCRSSGKPFYAILHRIDVGLVIDLEPVNPADVPVTAAGALKSYKLAAKAISRLQSLPNGNISLLCDVLVREVSDLTGYDRVMVYKFHEDEHGEVVAECRRADLEPYLGLHYPATDIPQASRFLFMKNKVRMICDCLAQPVKVIQDESLVQPLSLCGSTLRSPHGCHAQYMANMGTIASLVMSVTINEEDDEMDSDQQKGRKLWGLVVCHHTSPRFVPFPLRYACEFLVQVFSVQINKEVELAAQLREKHILRTQTVLCDMLLRDAPLGIVTQSPNVMDLVKCDGAALYYQNKFWLLGITPTELQIKDITEWLLEYHGQSTGLSTDSLMEAGYPGASILGDAVCGMAAIKITSKDFLFWFRSHTAKEIKWGGAKHDPGDKDDGRKLHPRSSFKAFLEVVKRRSVPWEDVEMDAIHSLQLILRGSLQDEIVDNSKLIVNVPAVENSIGRVDELRIVTNEMVRLIETASIPIFAVDAYGDINGWNKKIIELTGLVLQKAIGMPLLDLVADDSVEVVKNMLSLALQGREEKNVEIKLKTFGLEEKNGPVILVTNACCSRDVKENIVGVCFVGQDITGQRLIMDKYTRIQGDYVGIMRNPSALIPPIFMMDEHGQCMEWNDAMQKLSGVKREDAIDQMLVGEVFTVSNFGCRVKDRDTLTKLRILLNGVIAGQNTDKLLFGFFDKHGKYVEAFVSANKRADAEGRIIGVLCFLHVASPELQYAMQVQKISEQAAANTLTKLAYVRREIKSPLNGIKFVQHLMESSDLSKEQKQLLKTQTLCLEQLGKIVDDSDVESIEECYMEMNSGEFNLGEALKAVVNQVMVFSREQQVQVVSDLPAEVSSMYLYGDTLRLQQVLSAFLATALFFTPAFEGSLVLFKVVSRKECIGTKIHVVHIEFRITHPAPGVPEELIQEMFYHSQSVSREGLGLYISQKLVKIMNGTVQYLREAERSSFIILAEFPMVHPIHNQ, from the exons ATGTCTTCGAGATCAACGACAAATAAGACGAATTGTTCTAGGAGTAGCTCTGCTAGGTCAAGACATGGTGCTAGAGTGGTTGCTCAGACCCCAATTGATGCTAAACTCCACGTGGACTTTGAAGAGTCTGAAAGACAATTCGATTATTCTAGCTCAGTTAATGTTTCCAGCTCCACCAGCAATGTCCCTTCTTCAACTGTATCAGCTTATCTGCAGAAGATGCAGAGAGGAAGCCTTATTCAACCTTTTGGCTGTATGATTGCTGTCGATGAGGAGAAGTTTACTGTCTTGGCATATACTGAAAATGCTCCAGAAATGCTGGACTTGGCACCACATGCAGTTCCAAGCATTGAACAAAAAGAAGCTCTGACTTTTGGTACCGATGTTCGCATGCTATTCCGATCTTCCGGTGCTGCTGCACTCCAAAAAGCTGCCAACTTTGGGGAAATTAGCCTGCTTAATCCAATACTGGTTCATTGCAGAAGTTCCGGTAAGCCCTTTTATGCAATTCTACATCGGATTGATGTTGGACTAGTTATAGACTTGGAACCTGTGAATCCAGCTGATGTACCAGTAACAGCTGCTGGAGCATTAAAGTCATATAAGCTAGCAGCTAAAGCCATTTCAAGATTACAATCTTTGCCTAATGGGAATATATCATTGTTGTGCGATGTGCTAGTCAGGGAGGTGAGTGATTTGACTGGCTATGATCGGGTTATGGTTTATAAATTTCATGAGGATGAGCATGGAGAAGTTGTTGCTGAGTGCCGCAGGGCTGACTTGGAACCATATCTTGGCTTGCATTACCCTGCTACTGATATACCACAAGCTTCAAGATTTCTCTTCATGAAAAACAAGGTTAGGATGATATGTGATTGTTTGGCCCAACCTGTTAAAGTAATTCAGGACGAGAGTTTGGTTCAACCACTAAGTCTTTGTGGATCTACTCTACGATCTCCTCATGGGTGTCATGCTCAGTATATGGCAAACATGGGTACTATTGCTTCCTTGGTGATGTCAGTGACTATCAACGAGGAAGATGATGAGATGGATAGTGATCAGCAGAAGGGAAGAAAATTGTGGGGCTTGGTGGTTTGCCATCACACTAGCCCTAGGTTTGTTCCGTTTCCGTTAAGGTATGCATGCGAGTTCTTGGTTCAGGTATTCAGTGTTCAGATCAATAAGGAGGTGGAGTTGGCAGCTCAACTGAGGGAGAAACATATTTTGCGGACTCAAACTGTGCTTTGTGACATGCTATTGAGAGATGCTCCACTTGGAATAGTTACTCAATCACCAAATGTGATGGATCTTGTGAAATGTGATGGAGCTGCACTTTACTACCAGAATAAATTTTGGTTACTTGGAATTACCCCAACAGAGCTTCAGATTAAAGATATTACTGAGTGGTTACTTGAATACCATGGTCAGAGCACAGGGTTAAGTACTGATAGCCTAATGGAAGCTGGTTATCCAGGTGCATCCATCCTTGGTGATGCAGTATGCGGAATGGCTGCTATAAAAATTACCTCAAAGgattttctcttttggtttcgTTCTCATACAGCAAAGGAGATTAAATGGGGTGGAGCAAAACATGACCCTGGTGACAAAGATGATGGAAGGAAGTTGCATCCGAGATCATCATTTAAGGCCTTTCTTGAGGTGGTTAAGAGGCGGAGCGTGCCCTGGGAGGATGTTGAAATGGATGCCATCCATTCCTTGCAGTTGATATTAAGAGGGTCCTTGCAAGATGAGATTGTTGATAATTCGAAACTGATTGTTAATGTTCCAGCAGTTGAAAACAGTATAGGAAGAGTTGATGAACTGCGTATTGTGACAAATGAAATGGTTCGCCTTATTGAGACAGCATCCATACCTATATTTGCTGTTGATGCATATGGTGATATCAATGGGTGGAACAAGAAGATAATTGAACTTACCGGCCTGGTTTTACAGAAAGCTATTGGTATGCCCTTGCTTGATCTGGTTGCAGATGATTCAGTTGAGGTGGTAAAAAACATGCTCTCCTTGGCTTTGCAAG gaagagaagagaaaaatgttgaaataaaacttaaaacatttggtcttgaggaaaagaatggTCCTGTTATCTTGGTCACAAATGCCTGTTGTAGTCGAGATGTAAAGGAGAACATTGTCGGAGTTTGTTTTGTGGGGCAAGATATTACTGGACAGAGGTTGATTATGGACAAATATACCAGAATCCAAGGTGATTATGTGGGAATTATGCGGAATCCATCAGCACTGATTCCTCCCATCTTCATGATGGATGAGCATGGCCAATGCATGGAATGGAATGATGCAATGCAGAAACTATCGGGTGTCAAAAGGGAAGATGCCATTGACCAAATGCTTGTGGGGGAGGTCTTTACTGTCAGTAACTTTGGCTGCAGGGTTAAAGACCGAGACACATTGACCAAGCTTAGGATATTATTGAATGGTGTAATTGCTGGGCAGAATACAGATAAATTATTGTTTGGCTTCTTTGATAAGCATGGTAAATATGTTGAAGCCTTTGTTTCAGCTAACAAAAGAGCAGATGCAGAGGGTAGGATTATAGGGGTTTTATGCTTTCTGCATGTTGCAAGTCCTGAACTTCAATATGCAATGCAGGTTCAAAAGATATCCGAGCAGGCTGCAGCAAATACGCTAACAAAGTTGGCTTATGTTCGCCGTGAAATTAAAAGCCCATTGAATGGGATTAAGTTTGTCCAGCACTTGATGGAATCTTCTGATTTAAGCAAAGAACAGAAGCAACTGTTGAAGACTCAGACATTATGCTTAGAACAATTAGGAAAGATTGTTGATGACTCCGATGTTGAAAGTATTGAGGAATG CTATATGGAAATGAATTCTGGTGAATTTAATCTTGGAGAAGCTCTGAAAGCAGTTGTAAATCAAGTGATGGTTTTCAGTCGTGAGCAGCAGGTGCAAGTTGTTTCTGATTTACCTGCTGAGGTATCATCTATGTATCTTTATGGTGATACCCTGAGGCTTCAACAAGTTCTTTCAGCCTTCCTGGCAACTGCACTCTTTTTTACTCCAGCATTTGAAGGATCTTTGGTTCTGTTCAAAGTTGTATCAAGAAAGGAGTGTATTGGGACAAAGATACATGTTGTTCACATTGAATTTAG AATAACTCATCCTGCACCTGGGGTCCCTGAAGAGTTAATTCAAGAGATGTTTTACCATAGCCAGAGTGTATCTAGGGAAGGTCTGGGCCTATATATCAGCCAGAAGCTTGTCAAGATCATGAATGGCACTGTGCAATATCTAAGAGAGGCTGAGAGATCATCATTTATCATATTGGCAGAGTTTCCGATGGTTCACCCAATCCATAACCAGTAA